A single region of the Sciurus carolinensis chromosome 16, mSciCar1.2, whole genome shotgun sequence genome encodes:
- the Ca7 gene encoding carbonic anhydrase 7 isoform X1, with protein sequence MTGHHGWGYGQDDGPLNWHKLYPIAQGDRQSPINIISSQAVYSPSLQPLELSYETCTSLSITNNGHSVQVDFNDSDDRTVVTGGPLEGPYRLRQFHFHWGKKHDAGSEHTVDGKSFPSELHLVHWNAKKYSTFGEAASAPDGLAVVGVFLETGDEHPSMNRLTDALYMVRFKGTKAQFSCFNPKCLLPTSRHYWTYPGSLTTPPLSESVTWIVLREPISISERQMEKFRSLLFTSEDDERIHMVNNFRPPQPLKGRVVKASFRA encoded by the exons ATGACCGGCCACCACGGCTGGGGCTACGGCCAGGACGACG GCCCCTTGAATTGGCACAAGCTGTATCCCATTGCTCAGGGAGACCGCCAGTCACCCATCAACATCATATCGAGCCAGGCTGTGTACTCACCCAGCCTGCAGCCACTGGAGCTTTCCTATGAAACCTGCACATCCCTCAGCATCACCAACAATGGCCATTCTGTCCAGGTAGACTTCAATGACAGTGATGATCGAACAG TGGTGACTGGGGGCCCCCTGGAAGGGCCCTACCGCCTCAGGCAGTTCCACTTCCACTGGGGAAAGAAGCATGACGCAGGCTCAGAGCACACTGTGGACGGCAAGTCGTTCCCCAGCGAG CTACATCTAGTTCACTGGAATGCCAAGAAGTATAGCACCTTTGGAGAGGCAGCCTCAGCACCCGATGGCCTGGCTGTGGTTGGTGTCTTCCTGGAG ACAGGGGATGAGCACCCCAGCATGAATCGTCTGACGGATGCACTCTACATGGTTCGGTTTAAG GGCACCAAGGCCCAGTTCAGCTGCTTCAACCCCAAGTGCCTCCTGCCCACCAGCCGGCACTACTGGACCTACCCAGGCTCCCTGACCACACCCCCTCTCAGTGAGAGTGTCACCTGGATTGTACTCCGAGAGCCCATCAGCATCTCTGAGAGGCAG ATGGAGAAGTTCCGGAGCCTACTTTTCACCTCGGAGGATGATGAGAGGATCCACATGGTGAACAACTTCCGGCCACCACAACCCCTGAAGGGCCGCGTGGTCAAAGCCTCCTTCCGGGCCTGA
- the Ca7 gene encoding carbonic anhydrase 7 isoform X2 has translation MGLLLTGPLNWHKLYPIAQGDRQSPINIISSQAVYSPSLQPLELSYETCTSLSITNNGHSVQVDFNDSDDRTVVTGGPLEGPYRLRQFHFHWGKKHDAGSEHTVDGKSFPSELHLVHWNAKKYSTFGEAASAPDGLAVVGVFLETGDEHPSMNRLTDALYMVRFKGTKAQFSCFNPKCLLPTSRHYWTYPGSLTTPPLSESVTWIVLREPISISERQMEKFRSLLFTSEDDERIHMVNNFRPPQPLKGRVVKASFRA, from the exons ATGGGCCTGCTGCTCACAG GCCCCTTGAATTGGCACAAGCTGTATCCCATTGCTCAGGGAGACCGCCAGTCACCCATCAACATCATATCGAGCCAGGCTGTGTACTCACCCAGCCTGCAGCCACTGGAGCTTTCCTATGAAACCTGCACATCCCTCAGCATCACCAACAATGGCCATTCTGTCCAGGTAGACTTCAATGACAGTGATGATCGAACAG TGGTGACTGGGGGCCCCCTGGAAGGGCCCTACCGCCTCAGGCAGTTCCACTTCCACTGGGGAAAGAAGCATGACGCAGGCTCAGAGCACACTGTGGACGGCAAGTCGTTCCCCAGCGAG CTACATCTAGTTCACTGGAATGCCAAGAAGTATAGCACCTTTGGAGAGGCAGCCTCAGCACCCGATGGCCTGGCTGTGGTTGGTGTCTTCCTGGAG ACAGGGGATGAGCACCCCAGCATGAATCGTCTGACGGATGCACTCTACATGGTTCGGTTTAAG GGCACCAAGGCCCAGTTCAGCTGCTTCAACCCCAAGTGCCTCCTGCCCACCAGCCGGCACTACTGGACCTACCCAGGCTCCCTGACCACACCCCCTCTCAGTGAGAGTGTCACCTGGATTGTACTCCGAGAGCCCATCAGCATCTCTGAGAGGCAG ATGGAGAAGTTCCGGAGCCTACTTTTCACCTCGGAGGATGATGAGAGGATCCACATGGTGAACAACTTCCGGCCACCACAACCCCTGAAGGGCCGCGTGGTCAAAGCCTCCTTCCGGGCCTGA